The following proteins are co-located in the Castor canadensis chromosome 5, mCasCan1.hap1v2, whole genome shotgun sequence genome:
- the LOC109698528 gene encoding olfactory receptor 5K3-like has product MTEDNFSLTPEFILTGFTDHPDLKSLLFVVFSAIYLITMVGNLVLVALIYMECRLHTPMYIFLGNLALMDACCSCAITPKMLENFFSEDRRISLYECMAQFYFLCLAETADCFLLAAMAYDRYVAICSPLQYHTRMSMKLCICMTTAAYIIGNLHSIIQVGLLFRLTFCGSHQINHFFCDVLPLYRLSCVDPYINDLMILIFSGSVQTFSIAIVLISYLYILFTIFTMKSKEGRGKALSTCASHFLSVSMFYGSLLFVYIRPNALNEGDKDISVAVFYTLVIPLLNPFIYSLRNKEVINVIKRIRKNRQFCNIPK; this is encoded by the coding sequence ATGACTGAGGACAACTTCTCCTTGACACCTGAATTCATCCTCACAGGATTTACAGATCACCCAGACCTGAAGAGCCTGCTGTTTGTGGTCTTCTCTGCCATTTATCTGATCACCATGGTGGGGAATCTTGTTTTGGTAGCCTTGATTTACATGGAATGTCGTCTTCATACACCAATGTACATCTTTCTGGGAAACCTGGCTCTGATGGATGCTTGCTGTTCCTGTGCCATCACTCCCAAAATGTTAGAGAACTTCTTTTCTGAAGACAGAAGAATTTCCCTCTATGAATGCATGgcacagttttattttctctgtcttgCTGAAACTGCAGACTGCTTTCTTCTGGCTgcaatggcctatgaccgctatgtggccatttgtAGCCCACTGCAGTACCACACCAGGATGTCCATGAAACTCTGCATTTGTATGACCACAGCAGCCTATATAATTGGAAACCTGCATTCCATAATTCAAGTAGGGCTATTATTTAGGTTAACTTTCTGTGGGTCTCATCAAATCaatcactttttttgtgatgtcctTCCATTATATAGACTCTCTTGTGTTGACCCTTATATTAATGATTTGATGATACTTATCTTCTCAGGGTCAGTTCAAACTTTTAGTATTGCTATAGTCCTGATATCATATTTGTATATtcttttcaccatattcacaatgaaatccaaagaAGGAAGAGGCAAAGCCTtatctacctgtgcctcccactttCTCTCTGTGTCGATGTTCTATGGTTCTCTGCTCTTTGTGTATATTCGACCCAATGCACTTAATGAAGGGGATAAAGACATATCTGTCGCTGTTTTTTATACCCTAGTAATCCCTTTATTAAATCCTTTCATTTATAGTCTAAGAAATAAGGAAgtaataaatgttattaaaagaataaggaaaaatagaCAGTTTTGtaatattccaaaataa